The stretch of DNA CGGGATTTTCTTATCATGATCGACCGATCGAATGGCGTCCCGATCGCAGCGGCTGGCTGATCGGCGGCTGGGTATTGGTGGAGCGGGGTTCGCCTGACATCGTCTGGATTGACGATACGCAGAAGTCGTCAAGCGACGTGGGCCAGCCGCGGCGGTTTGTCGACAACAATCGCCTGCTCGACTTCGCCAGCGACAGTGATCGCCGGATGACGATGGCCCTCACGGCGATTTCTAACGACACCATCGCGTCCAACCGCGAGATGATCGCCAGCGGCGCGACCGCTTTTGACAATGGATTGCCGCCGCTCACGCCGATCGTCGATGACCGGATTCAGGAGATCGTTACCGACATCCAATGGAAGTACCAGCCGGACGAGGCCCCAGCGGTTGCCGACGCGAGCCTACACGACGGCGCTCGAATCATCGCCAACTTCGCCCAGCTGGGGCAGATGGTGATGGCCCGCACCGCCAATCGCGCCTTGATCGGACTTCGCGAACCCGACGGCAATCGCCGCCAACGCGGCCTGACGACGATCGAAGAGCAATACTTTGACCTGGTCGATTTGCAGACCGGCAAGCCGCTGATGCGGACCACGCTGCCCTTTGCGACTCTTTTGAAGGCGGTCGATCCGACCGGCAGTTGGGGCGCTTTTGCCGACAAGGCGAACCAAGACCGCATCGATTTGTTCGACTTGGCGACCGGCAAGCCGGCGGTCGCGTTTCGCCCGTTTCAGAACAGCGATGGCGAAATCGCGACAATGGCGTTCGGTTCCGACAAGTCGACGCTTTGGGTCTTGTCGAAAAAAGGAGAACTGACGCAATGGAAGCTGCCGGAGTGTCGCGTCGTCGCCCGGCGGATGTATGGCGCTTCGACTCGGTTGCAAGCGTCCCCCAGCGGCCATACGCTCTGCGTCGCTTCGCCGCAAAAGATGGAATTGCTCGACGCCGACTCGGGGGCGATGCTCGGCACGCTGGCCAGTCCGGCGATCGAGAAGTTTACCGCCGCCGGCTACATGGCGTTCTCCGATGACGGCCGCAAGTTGGCGATGGCCTGCTATGCCGGAACCGATGCCCAGCGCATCCTCGTGTGGGACTTGGTCGCCAACAATGTCGACAAATCGTTCCCATTTCCCTACAAGCCGCTGGCGATCTCGTGGGGAGACGATGACGTGCTCTTGGTCAAAGCGTTCTCGAGGCTGCCGGAGCTGACAGTCGCGGCGCACCTGGTGGCGGTCCATCTGCCGTCGGAACGGATTGGTTGGAATTACCTGTTGCCGTTTGGCGGCGTCGGCTATCGCGGTTCGGATGGACGGCAGTGGTACGTCTCTGGCGACGCGAACCAAACCGATTCAACGGTCCGTGCGGTTCGTCTGCCGCAGCCGCAAGACGCCGAGCTGATTAACGATCTGCAGCCGCTTGCTCCGCTTCTTTCCAGCGGCGATCGACTGGCGATTCGCGTCGACGCCGAGATCCCCACGATCAACATCGAGCGGAACGAATTGGCCAAAGAACTGCAGAGTTTGTATCTCGCCAAGGCGATCAAGGCGGGCTACAAACCAGACCCCAGCGCCGGGCATGTGCTAACGATCGAAGTGCGAGAGAAACTGACGGCAGAGACGCTACGGTTGCGCATCATCGGGCGGTTCTCCGTCGAATCGATCCAGAAGACCGAAGTATTCGCCACGCTGCGGATCGCCAATGGGGACGGCAAGCTGATCTGGGCCGATGAGATTCGGGAAAAAACCGAAGCCGATCTGGCCCGCAAAGGAATTCCGCCCGGCGTCGGCGTGTCGGAATTCTTCCGCTTGCAGCAGTGGCGCAACGTGCTGCAATGGATTGAAGATGCGAAAGTTCCGACGGCGATTTTCGACGCTAGTTCAATCACCGGCGCCGGCGTCTCGGTGATGACGGTCAACGGCGTCGAGGTGCGGACGAATTTGAACATCCCGGTGAATAATCAGCCGGGCGATCAGGCGATCTAGTCTGGCACGCAGCACTGCGTGGCGATGCGGTCGAAGGAGTCGGGGCTTGTCCGTAGCAGACGAAGAGAGTCGTGAAGTTGCGCCTTCCTCCCCCATGGTGCGCGTCTACGTGCTGTTCGTTCGGCGCGTCGCGCAAATCGACGCGGCGCCACGCAGGTCTAAGTTTCAAGAGGCGAGGAATTTGTTTCCCACCCTCTCGTCAGCTTGGCGGACTAACCTACACTGGTAGAGACTTGCTCTGATTGCCGCGTACCGGTTTCCCAAATGATTCAACTCTCCGCCGTCGCCAAGAGGTTCGCCGATCAGCAGGTGATCGCGCCGACCGATCTGACGATTGAGCGTGGGCAGTTCGTGTCGCTGGTTGGGCCGTCGGGTTGCGGCAAGTCGACCCTCTTACGGCTGATCGCCGGGCTCGAGTCGGTCTCCAGCGGCGATCTTACCATCGACGAGCAACATCCCGGCAAGACGCAGACGGCGTTCGTCTTTCAAGATCCAACCCTGTTGCCGTGGCGTACCGCGCAGGCCAACATTCGCTTGCCGCTGGAACTGCTGGGGTTGGCCGATGGCGAGCATTTGGCGAAGATCCCGTCGGCGATTCAGCTGGTTGGGCTACGTCAGGAAGATGCCGGCAAGCTTCCGCGGATGCTCTCGGGCGGGATGCGGATGCGGGTGTCGTTGGCTCGGGCCTTGGTGACCGATCCACAGGTCTTGCTATTGGACGAACCGTTTGCGGCGCTCGATGACATCTTGCGACAGCAACTCAACGAAGAGCTGCTCTCGATCTGGAAGCAGCGCCGCTGGACCGGCGTCTTTATCACGCACAACGTCGCCGAGGCGGTCTTCCTTAGCCAGCGGGTGTTGGTGATGTCGGCCCGGCCGGGGCGGATTGTTGCCGATGTGCCGATCAAGTTTGACGCTCCCCGCGACGCCGACCTGCGAGCTTCGGCCGAGTTCGCCGCTACCTGCGGCGCTATCTCGCATCACCTCCGCACAGGAGCGGCCTGATGCGCGAGACCCTACAACGAATCTTGTTGCCGATGGTCACGCTGCTGATCGCACTGGCCATCTGGCAGGGGAGCGTCTCGCTGGCGAAGATTCCGCCCTATCTATTGCCGAGCCCTGCGGCAGTTGGTTCCGCGTTTTGGAATAAAGGGAGCGCGCTCTGGTTCGGTTCGCTACTGACGGGCGCCGGCGCACTGGCCGGCTTTGCGGCGGCGGTCGCGCTCGGAACGTTGGTCGCTCTGGTCTTTTCGCAATCGCGCCTGATCCGGCTCAGCGGTTATCCCTACGCGATCTTCTTTCAAACGGTGCCGATCGTGGCGATCGCTCCCTGGATCGTCACGCTGACCGGCTATGGCCTGCCGAGCGTGATCGTGGTGGCGACGATCATCAGCTTGTTTCCCATCATCACCAGTACGACGACCGGGCTGTTGTCGGTCGATCGCGGGCTCGACGAATTGTTTCGCCTGCATCGAGCGTCGCGGTGGCAGACGCTTTGGAAACTGCAATTTCCCGCGGCGATCCGTTACCTGGTCACCGGCATGAAGGCGAGCAGCGGCTTGGCGGTGGTCGGCGCGATCGTGGGCGAGTTCTTCGTCGGATATAGCGGCACGCAACATGGCCTGGGTTATTACATTCGCAGTTCCAGCGACAATCTGAAGACCGACGAGCTGTTCGCCGCGATGATCTGCTGCACGCTGCTGGGGGTGATCGTGTTTGTCTCGATCAACTTGGCCGAACGTTTTTTTCTCCGCCGCTGGACGCAAGCGTAGTGCGATACGGGGGAGACCGCATTTCCCTCGCTCGCGCTTCGGGCTACGATTGAGATTCCCCAGCTTGCAATAGGTTGTTTCGCCCTTGAATCCTTCGTCTGGCTCTTCGCCCGCTCCTCTCTACCGCAGCGCTTCGCGCGCCGCCTGGTTCGGGCTGGGCGTGAACCTGACGTTGGGAATCGTGAAACTGGTGGGCGGCCTATTGGGTAGCTCGTTCGCGCTGATCTCCGACGCGGTTAACTCGCTCGGCGACTCCCTCACTTCGATCGTCGTCATCTATGGTTTGTGGTACGCCCAGCGTCCGGCCGACGATGAGCACCCGTATGGGCATACCCGGGCCGAGGCGGTCGCCGCGTCGAACGTAGCGATGTTGATCTTCATCTCGGCGATGTTTATCGGCTGGGAAGCGATCAGTCGGTTGGGAAGCGAGCACGCGGTTCCGCCGGTCTGGACGATGTGGATCGCGGCGGCCAATATCGTGATCAAAGAGTCGCTCTTCTGGTACAAACTGTCGATCAGCCGCCGCACTGGGTCGCTATCCATCGCGGCTAGCGCATGGGATCATCGCAGCGACGCTCTCTGTTCGCTCGCCGTGTTGATTGGTCTGGCGGTCGTCCGCTGGGGCGGGCCTGACTACATGTGGGCCGACGAAGGCGCCGCCTTGGTCGTGGTCGGGGCGATCTTGCTTAACACGGGCCGCATCTACCGGCAAGCGACCAGCGAGTTGCTCGATCCGCAAGCCAGCGACGAATTGATCCAGCAGATTCGCGCTGCCGCCGAAGCGGTGCCCGGCGTGCGCGCGGTCGAAAAGCTATGGGTGCGTAAGACCGGGCTCGAGTTTCTCGCCGACATCCATATCGAAGTCGACGCCCAGCTAACGGTTGACGCAGGGCATCGGATCGGCCATCAGGTTAAGGACAAGCTGATCCAGCAGTTCGTGCAATTGCGAGACGTGCTGGTTCACTTAGAGCCTTACCCACACGAGCATTCGGGCGACGCTTAGAGCGGTTTTCCTCCATCTGTATCGTTCTGGCTGGTTGCGGCCGCCTTGACCAGCTTGCCTCACTAACGCCAGAAACGCTACAGCTATCAGAAAAACGCTCTAGTATGCAAAGGCGCTTGGCGCCGCGTAAAGCTTTTTGACGCCATTCGTCCGATCGACGAAACTTCACAGGCCAGTGGTGAGATCCGTCTGCCGGTTGAGGTTCGCGACAATCTTCGTCGAAGTCAAGTTTTTGCGCAGCAAAGAGATTGCAGATCGCAAAACTACTTTGGGATCGAACTAGCTACGACGAAGCAGGCGCCAGTTGGGCCGCTTCGCTGAAGATTCGCTCGAATCGGCGCCGCGTTTCGCGGGCCAGCTTGCGACACTCGCGCAGCAGTTGGGCGCCGTTCATGTCGCCCAGCAGGTAAGCGAGTTTCGCCACTTCCAGTCGCTCTTTCGGCAAGTCATGCCGTGCGGTCGTATTCATCAACCGCAGCCGAGCTTCGACGATCCGAAAAAAGACGTACGCATTATGAAAGTGTTCGTGGTCGTCGTCGGCCAGGCGTCCCGCGTCATGCAAGGCGCTGAGCGCATCGATCGTGTTGGGCTGCAGCGTTTCGGGTTGTTCGCTGACGCACGACAGCTGCAGCATCTGCACGACAAATTCGATGTCGACGGTGCCGCCGGGGCCGCGTTTCAAGTTGGCGATGGTGGCGGTCTCTTCCATCCGCCGCCGCATGTCACGGATCTCTACGGCGTACTCCGGCTGCCAGGTCTTCGCCACAATCACGTTGCGGATCAGCTCTTTCGCTCGCTCGCCGGCGGCCGGATCGCCATGGACGGGGCGCGCCTTGCAAAGAGCCTGGCGTTCCCAAAGTTGGCCCACGCCTTCGACATGGTAACGGTAGAACTCGGCGAACGAGACCGCCAATGGTCCATGCTTGCCGGTCGGGCGAAGTCGAGCGTCGGTTTCGTACAGTCGTCCGTATGGGCCCAGCTCGCTGATCGATTTGATGATCCGCTGCGACAGCTGACCGAAGAAATGTTGGTTGCTGGTCGCACTGCCAGGACGGCCTTTGCCGTTGACCGGATTGGTCTGCCCTTCCCCTTCGTACAGGAAGATCAGGTCGAGGTCGCTATGGTAGTTCGGCTCACGACCACCCAGCTTGCCAAGTCCGATGATCACCATCTCGCAGCGGCGATCTTCGGGCAGCCATGGTTCGCCAAACCGCTGACTCAGATAATCGTATTCGCGCGCGACAATCCGCTTCAGGCAAATGTCGGCGATGTCCGAGAGGGTCTCAAGCCGCGCTTGCAGGTCTTTTTTGCCCAGCATGTCGAGCACGCCGACCCGCAAGTGCATCAAGTTCTTGAAGCTGTGCAAGATCGGTGTGATGTCTTCGGCGCCGCGGCAAAGTTCGGTCAGCGTCAGGTCGAGCGTCTCGCGCGTCGGCAGCTTGTCGAGCATCAGCGAGTCCATCAGCTCGTCGATCATGCCAGGGTGGCTGATCAAGATGCTCGATAGATAGGGACTGCCAGCACAGAGCCGCACGTACAGGTTAAGCGTCGCCGGATTTGCGCTGAACAGCTCCCACAAGATTCCCTTGCCGCCAAGCGAGTCGCTGACCTGCGCCAGGTTGATCAGCGTCGAGTCGGGGTCAGGCGTCGTCGAGATCGCTTCGAGCAACTGGGGACTGATCGCCGCCAAAAAGTGACGACAGCGCCGCGTCGAGAGAAAGCGAACCTTCTCGGTCGTGAGCGCCATCAGGTTGTCGTAGGCGTTCTTGGGGTGATGGAACCCGTAGCCGGTCAGCACTTCGTCGATCATCTCGTCGCCTGGCTCGGGGTCGAGTACCAGGTCGATCGTTGGCGCGGTGTCGTCGTCGCCGGGAAACGCATCGTGCAGCAGGTGATCGAGAATCTTGCGATTCAGCTCGGTCTTTTCGGCGTAGTCGTTCTGGAAGGCGACCAGGGCCGATTCCTCTTTGCCATGCTCGTAGCCCATGCGAAGAGCCACCTTGGTCAGCTCTTTCTCATCGCTGGGCATCGTATGAGTTTGCAGGTCGAACATGATCTGCAGCCGATGTTCGAGCTTGCGGAGGAACGCGTAGTTCTCTTCCAGGATCGTCCGCTCTTGCAGCGTCAAGCAACCGGCGCCTTCCAGCGCCGCGATCGCTTCGAGCGTGTTGCCGGTCCGAATGCCGGGCAAGTCGCCGCCGTTCAGCAGTTGCAAGAACTGAATCACGAACTCGATATCGCGAATGCCGCCGCGGCCCGTTTTGACGTTGGTGTCGTCGGTCGTTTCGCGTTCGGCCCGCTTTTCGATCCGCCGCTTGAGCGCCTTGATGCCGGAGATGTCGGCGCGGCTGAGGTAGCGACGATAGATCCAAGACTCGAGCTGCGTCAGCAGTTCTTCGCCCAGGTCATGGTTGCCGGCGACGCTGCGGGCTTTGACGAACGCCTGACGTTCCCAGGTCCGTCCCAGCACGTCGTAGTAGTGCAGCGCGGATTCAAAGCTGACGACCAGCGGCCCGCGACTTCCCTCCGGGCGCAGTCGCATGTCGATGCGATAAGGTGCGCCCAGTTCGGTTGGTTCGCCGAGCAGTTTCAGGACGCGTTGCGAAAGGCGATCGAAGAACTCGCCATTGGAGATCTTCTTTTCGCCGTCGGTGGCGCCATGCTCGTCATAAATAAAGATCAGATCGACGTCGCTGGAGTAGTTCAGCTCGACGCCGCCCAGCTTGCCCAGCGCCAGAACGACGAATCGCGCTGGCCGGCGTCCGCCGGGTCCCGAGGCTTTGACCATGGGGCGGCCATACCGCGGTTGCATCAAGCGGTAGGCGGCGGCGACGGTCGCTTCGAGCAGCGCGTCAGCCAGGTACGAGATCTGCCGCGTCACGATGCTGATTGACTGTTCGCGGATAACATCGCCATAGGCGATCCGCAGCGTCTCGCGCCGTTTGAAGCGGCGGAGCGCCGTCATGATCGCTTTTTCGTCGTTCAGCGCTTTCACCTCGCAGACGACGTCGTCGACCAGCATCTGCCGGGCGATCGGCTGGCCGTCGGTGATGCGAAGCAGCTCGAAGCTTTCCGGATCGTAGATCAATTGATCGGCCAGCGCCTGGCTGGTCGCGAAGATCCGCAGCAGCGTCTCCAGTGATCGCAGGTCCCGCTCAAACAGGCTGGCCATCGACAGCGGGCTACGGCTCGCCTGGAAGAGCCGCTCCAGGTTGTTCAGCGCCATGTCGGGATCGCTGGAGCCGGGCAACAGCCGCTCAAGCTGGTTGAGCAGAAAGACGACCAGATCGGGCGAAATCGGATGCCGGGCGATGCTGCGGACGTTCTCGCTTCCCCGCTGGATATCGGCGATGCGTAGCTGCCTAAGCCAAGAGGCCAGGGCGGCGTCTTGCGCGAGTAAGTCAGAAAGTTGATCGATTTCCATAGAGCCAGGCGACGACAGTGGGGGACGCAAAATTCTATTCTAGGCCAGACCCGGCAAGGTTGGTAGTCGCAACGTAAATCTTTATTGCGAAGGGGCTTCCGTCTTTTTGGGGGCCTCTCTTGGGGCGTCGTCCCGGGCGTAGAACATCATATGTTGCCAAGGGAGGCCGTCGAACTGCTTCGCCAGGCGAAATCCATTTGCCGTCAATTCTTTGTTGACCTGCTCTTTGCTCATCTTGTGCAGCGGCTTGATCGGCACGTTGTCGTCTTCGGCTCGAAACTCGACCAACACCACGAGGCCCGTCGGTTTGAGCGACTGGCGCATCGCGGCCAACATTTGCTCGGGGTGTGAGAACTCGTGGTAGACGTCGATGCAGAGGATCAGATCGACCTGACCTTCCGGCAGTTTGGGATCGTGGACGTCTCCCTGGATCCGCTCGATGTTGGTCAGCTCGGCTTCCTCGGCCCGGGCTTGCAGCAGCCGCAGCATCTCGGGCTGGATATCGACCGCCAGCACCTTGCCGTTCTCGCCGACCGCTTTGGCCATCTTCAGCGTGTAAAAGCCGTTGCCGCAGCCCATGTCGCACGCAGTCATCCCTGGCTTCAGGCCCAGGTTTTTCAGCATCGTCGTGCAGTCTTCTTCTCGTTCGCGCGATTCCCGGATCAGCCACGGAGCGCCAAGATAGTGCATCGTCTGCGCAATCGTTCGGCCTTTGTATTCGGTCAGCGCCGGCGGAATCTCTTCGGCCTGCAGCGAAACGCATGAGGCGAACGACAGCGACAACAAAACGAATAGGCGAGATGACATGCGATGCTCGGCGGAAAAGACGTATGATTGGCTAATTGCCAGGATAGTTGAAGACTTGAAGCACGTCGACGACAACGGCCAGTTGGCGCAACTCACTCGTCCGCTGCTCGGCGAACCTGCGATGATTCGAACAAATCCAAATAAGCCCCGTCGCACAAATCGGTGCGGCGGATGGCCAGGCGGTCCATCAAGTCTTCGGCGATGATCGCTCCTTCCGCTTCGGATTGGTCGTCGCGGAGGACGACTTCCAGTTCCATGTAGTTGCCCAGCTGTTCGACTTCGTCCAAGTGGACCCGCGTCTGGCCTACCAAATAAAGCGTCCGCCGTTTGCGAACCTCGCCCAACTCTCCCAGGACCGCCGACAAGATCCGCCGGATTCCTGCCGGGTCTTCGGTGACCGAGCGTTCGTAGGTCGAAGTCTTCGGCCCTTCCAAGTCGTCGCGATGGTAGTAGATCAACTCCGACTCTTCGCCGTTGATCGTCCGCAGCTTCAATCGCCCGTGGTGGGCATGAAAGAAGACGTCGACTTGACTGAGCGTCCAAGGTCCTTCGGTCGCGATCTGCGCCGCCAGTCGACGCAGCCGTTGCATGTCGGTCACGTGGGCCTTGATTTCTACGTTCCGCGCCATGTCGCCCCCCCTTTCGCAAGAGACTTTGTAATGCCGCAGTTGATCGTCGCCGCTAGTAAAGCATACATCAATAACCCTGGGGGCTCACTGTTCGGATTGGCGCCGTTTTCTGGTGAAATCGGGCCTCTTTCGATTATACGGGGCCATCTTGCCCCTATCTTGCGATACGGCGCATTGCCGTTCCGCTCGGGGATGGTTGTCATTTGCTGCGCCGCCGGGTGAAATAGAACTTCTTCCCGCACACATTCGCTTCTCCTCGAGATTGGTCTCCATGACTCGCAAACGCCTGCTTGATCGTTTTCTCCGCTATGTCCAGGTCGACACGACCGCGGGTTCTCCGGGCAAGGAATACCCCAGCTCCAAAGGGCAATTGAAGCTCGGCAAAATGTTGGCGGACGAAATGCGGGCCTTTGGCATTTCCAACGCCGAGCAGGACGAGTTCGGCATCATCTACGCCGAGCTGCCCGGCAATGTACCGGACGCTCCAGCGGTGGCGTTCTGCGCGCACTTGGACACTTCGCCTGAGACGACCGGCGCGAACGTCCAACCGCAGGTCATCCAGAATTACGAGGGAGGCGATATCGTTTTGCCGGGCGACGCCACCAAGGTGATCCGCGAAAGCGAGAATCCGGAACTGGCCGATTTGCATGGCTGCACGCTGATCACCACCGACGGCACAACGCTGCTGGGCGCTGACGACAAGGCGGGCATCGCCGTGATCCTGGAAATGGCGGAGCGGCTGATGGCCGATCCACAGATCCCCCACGGGCCGGTCAAGATCTTGCTGACCTGCGACGAGGAAATCGGCCACGGCGTTGACCATGTCGATCTGAAGCGGCTGGCGGCCGACGTTTGCTACACGCTGGATGGGGGCGGCGCCGACGAGATCAACGCCGAAACCTTCTCGGCCGACCTGGCGGTCGTCTCGATCCATGGCGTCAACATTCATCCCTCGATCGCCAAAGGGCGGATGGTCAACGCATTGCGGGCAGCCGGCATGTACCTCGATCGTCTGCCGCGCGACATGATGTCGCCTGAGACGACCGAGGGCCGTCATGGGTTCATCCACCCGGTGCATGTCAGCGGCGGGGTCGCCGAGGTCGAAATCCAACTGATTCTCCGATCGTTTGAAACCAAAGAGCTGGAAGGTCACGAAGACCTGCTGCAAGCGACCGCCCGCAGCGTCGAGGCCGACCTGCCGGGCTGCAAGCTGACGGTCGTCACGTCGCCCCAGTACCGCAACATGCGGGAAGGGCTGGAAAAAGAGCCACGGGCGCTCAACTACGCCATCGAGGCCCACCAGCGGCTATCACGCACCCCCAAGCTGGAAGTCATTCGGGGCGGCACCGATGGTTCGATCCTGACCGAACAAGGTTTGCCGACTCCTAACCTTTCGACGGGGCAGCACAATCCCCACTCCCCTTTGGAATGGGCCTGTCTTGATGAAATGGAGAAGGCAGTGGAACTTTTAATCTCCCTGCTCGGGGTCTGGGCCGAGAAGAAGTGATGGCGCCGCTAGCGACGCTTACACTCTTTCCCCCGGCGTCGAGCGTTTTTGGGTGAAAACAGGTAAACTCGCGTGCCCTTCGGTTCCGAAGATTCATCACGTGAGCATGCCGGCAGTGTTCACGGCCACCCCTGATATGCGACGCGTTGCGTCGAAGCCGGAAGGAATGAATATCTGTGCGACTCTCGATCATCATCCCGGCGCTGCATGACGCGGCGCTGCTTGAAGAGACGATGCTGTCGGTGCTCGAAAACCGCCCCGCTTCCGCCGAGGTTGTTGTCGTTCATAGCGGGTTCTACACCGACCCGTACGAACTGGCAGGCGAAGTGAAGTTTGTCGAAGCTCGAAGTGTAGTCAGCGAAGTTCAATGCTGGCAGGTCGGCCTGGCCGCCACCAGCGGCGAAATCGTCCACCTCCTCTCGTCCGGCGTCGTCGCCACGGCCGGCTGGGCCGAAGGTGTGCGTGCCCTGTTCGCCGATCCAGCCGTGGCGTCGGTTTCGCCGGCCCTTCGGACGGGCGACCAGATCGCGTCGATTGGCGTCGCGGCCGACTCGCTCGGCTATCGCCGCTTCCTGCCGCTGGCCGAAGGCAAATCGCTGGTCGGACCAAGCCGCCTGGCTGGGTTCTATCGCCGCAGTTGGCTCGAGCCGCTGTTGCCCGCCGCCGCGCAGCTCGGTGACGAAGCCGCCGATCTCGACCTCGCCTTTTCGCTGAAGGCCCAAGGTCTGATCAGCCGGCCGACCGCAGCCTCGCAACTGATTGTC from Blastopirellula retiformator encodes:
- the pepT gene encoding peptidase T: MTRKRLLDRFLRYVQVDTTAGSPGKEYPSSKGQLKLGKMLADEMRAFGISNAEQDEFGIIYAELPGNVPDAPAVAFCAHLDTSPETTGANVQPQVIQNYEGGDIVLPGDATKVIRESENPELADLHGCTLITTDGTTLLGADDKAGIAVILEMAERLMADPQIPHGPVKILLTCDEEIGHGVDHVDLKRLAADVCYTLDGGGADEINAETFSADLAVVSIHGVNIHPSIAKGRMVNALRAAGMYLDRLPRDMMSPETTEGRHGFIHPVHVSGGVAEVEIQLILRSFETKELEGHEDLLQATARSVEADLPGCKLTVVTSPQYRNMREGLEKEPRALNYAIEAHQRLSRTPKLEVIRGGTDGSILTEQGLPTPNLSTGQHNPHSPLEWACLDEMEKAVELLISLLGVWAEKK
- a CDS encoding glycosyltransferase family A protein, whose product is MRLSIIIPALHDAALLEETMLSVLENRPASAEVVVVHSGFYTDPYELAGEVKFVEARSVVSEVQCWQVGLAATSGEIVHLLSSGVVATAGWAEGVRALFADPAVASVSPALRTGDQIASIGVAADSLGYRRFLPLAEGKSLVGPSRLAGFYRRSWLEPLLPAAAQLGDEAADLDLAFSLKAQGLISRPTAASQLIVKEQSLVQQHDYASAAAAERIRVRHPQQFETDGYWNQVIAQSLKSLSNPKAAIGVLLGHLSGARGQRPVQLEPADIKADDSPATIRMPQHGGTSRSDRAAA